In a single window of the Gossypium hirsutum isolate 1008001.06 chromosome D02, Gossypium_hirsutum_v2.1, whole genome shotgun sequence genome:
- the LOC121214778 gene encoding protein NETWORKED 3C, whose product MCYLQQTYFVQLIRMDPIHVAASNDFDMKINGILSIILQDEGDSFAKRAEMYYQKRPQLIQMVEDLHKSYRSLADKYEQLRSQLNHGSHPTLLSSLSSPVNQVQGYVELNAEDPDLETEFDDDVSNHVSSKESKMKAEDKIRQGEKKKRSNGIGMQRNTSDGYEAAMLENEKLWNELRFKVSELVEDNLSHQAELIRRNDEKREIIRDLCSKMKMDENKALTANNTRSQVSRLKRLFLGKFMK is encoded by the exons ATGTGCTACTTACAACAAACATACTTTGTTCAGTTGATTCGAATGGATCCCATTCATGTCGCTGCCTCCAATG ACtttgatatgaaaataaatgGAATTCTTAGCATTATCCTGCAAGATGAGGGAGATTCATTCGCCAAGAGGGCTGAAATGTACTATCAAAAGAGACCTCAGCTCATCCAAATGGTTGAAGACTTGCACAAATCCTACCGCTCCTTAGCTGATAAGTACGAGCAGCTGAGATCCCAACTCAACCACGGTTCTCATCCAACACTATTATCGTCGTTGTCAAGTCCTGTCAACCAAGTCCAAGGATATGTTGAGTTGAATGCTGAAGATCCTGATCTTGAGACTGAATTCGACGATGATGTCTCGAACCATGTGTCTAGCAAGGAGTCAAAGATGAAGGCAGAGGATAAAATTAGGCagggagagaaaaagaaaaggagcaaTGGCATTGGAATGCAGCGGAATACAAGTGATGGTTATGAAGCGGCCATGTTGGAAAATGAGAAGCTGTGGAATGAACTAAGGTTCAAGGTGTCGGAACTGGTAGAGGATAACTTAAGTCACCAGGCTGAGTTGATAAGGAGAAACGATGAGAAGAGAGAAATAATTAGAGATCTTTGTTCCAAGATGAAGATGGATGAGAACAAGGCCCTGACTGCCAACAACACTCGGTCTCAAGTATCAAGACTAAAGAGGCTATTCCTTGGGAagtttatgaaatga
- the LOC107909521 gene encoding protein LAX PANICLE 2 isoform X1: MTMVPAENLPKQHHLPHGGGGGFYGYCGSSYTESFGLMSRVYGYDFHAEAYVGSDLAANRMAEDESTTNSLNEAGSNSKDNNQELELERDEGWLQLGLGGQPTRYDDNKHYQGDPTARRGGMVELDLLPGGMPQQARPLLGPIFHMPDFRAPPPPPPPLMHSFSSSLFFQHQQGSSSTFPHHGELSSSFRPIAQNIAAAPSASSSSSSSSLVPLGSYFARPFQVQSEMDVAGPSSDVRIIDPPRRPHSGIWFMLQASQNQAKEPFLPQIPKSYLRIKDGKMTVRLLMKYLVSKLSLDSESEQIEIRCRGQQLQPSLTLQQVRDQIWSSRDAVTLLPRTSTADHLMVLHYGRTPI; the protein is encoded by the exons ATGACCATGGTTCCTGCTGAAAATCTTCCTAAACAGCATCATCTTCCTCACGGTGGCGGCGGCGGCTTTTATGGTTATTGTGGTAGCAGTTACACAGAGAGTTTTGGGCTTATGAGCCGTGTTTACGGGTATGATTTTCACGCTGAAGCTTATGTAGGATCTGATCTAGCTGCTAATCGCATGGCTGAAGATGAATCAACAACTAATAGTCTTAATGAAGCGGGCTCCAACTCTAAGGATAATAATCAAGAACTCGAGTTAGAGAGAGATGAAGGTTGGCTCCAACTCGGTTTAGGGGGTCAGCCAACACGATATGATGACAACAAGCATTACCAAGGCGATCCAACGGCGAGAAGAGGAGGGATGGTTGAGCTTGATCTATTACCTGGTGGTATGCCGCAACAAGCAAGGCCATTATTAGGCCCTATCTTTCATATGCCTGACTTTCGAGCTCCGCCTCCGCCACCTCCACCGCTCATGCATAGTTTTAGCTCATCTTTATTCTTTCAACACCAACAAGGGAGCAGCTCCACGTTCCCTCATCATGGGGAGCTTAGCTCCTCATTTAGGCCGATAGCACAAAATATAGCAGCAGCTCCTTccgcctcctcctcctcctcatctTCTTCTTTGGTGCCATTGGGGTCCTATTTTGCCAGACCATTTCAGGTGCAGTCCGAAATGGATGTTGCAGGGCCGAGCTCGGATGTTAGAATCATTGATCCTCCTAGAAGACCCCATTCTGGCATTTGGTTTATGCTTCAAGCATCGCAAAATCA AGCAAAGGAACCGTTTCTGCCTCAGATTCCGAAGAGCTACCTAAGAATCAA GGACGGAAAGATGACAGTTCGATTGTTAATGAAGTATCTGGTTAGCAAGCTGAGTCTGGATAGCGAATCAGag CAGATAGAGATAAGATGTAGAGGGCAACAGCTTCAACCTTCGTTGACGTTGCAGCAGGTAAGAGATCAAATATGGAGTTCAAGAGACGCAGTCACTCTGCTTCCACGTACCTCAACCGCTGATCATCTCATGGTTTTGCACTATGGCAGGACCCCTATTTGA
- the LOC107909522 gene encoding uncharacterized protein At2g29880 isoform X1 gives MIAISCFLRLRYYSPSYKVRPERHHQWNLLILLVKKSFIYLISSEADSVHVSLLTTFFPLFLDAMFTLCYCFLFFFGLFDCFLHPQLNVLYSLNHFMSGFSQSSVSSQNSRGTKRKWVPEEDVALVTCMVDLHNVGTFNVDTGFKAGYLNELKKMLEKVLPNTMLKAKPNLESRIRTLKRDWSIVYDMLSGKNTSDFGWDEHKQLVVAEDVVWNSYINSHKEAGQFKHHSFPYYDQLTVIYAKDRATGKDAQTATDVIEEIDVEDVATTNTHEERNDFYGCEADVSLDDMDLSATQTQPARNKGDPTFSKKKKKDF, from the exons GCCAGAAAGACATCATCAATGGAATCTGTTGATTCTTCTGGTGAAGAAGA GTTTCATCTATTTGATTTCTTCAGAAGCTGATAGTGTTCATGTTTCTCTTCTAACAACTTTTTTTCCACTGTTTCTTGATGCCATGTTCACTT tgtgttattgcttcctcttcttctttgggTTGTTTGATTGCTTCCTCCACCCACAGTTGAACGTCTTGTATTCATTGAATCACt ttatgtcaggtttttcacaatcaagtgtttcttcccaaaattctcgaggaaccaaaaggaaatgggttccagaagaagatgttGCATTGGTTACCTGTATGGTCGACTTGCACAATGTCGGAACCTTTAATGTTGATACGggattcaaagccggttatttaaatgagttgaaaaaaatgttagaaaaagttttacccaataccatgttgaaggctaaacctaatcttgaatcgaggattaggacATTGAAAAGGGATTGGTCAATCGTTTATGACATGCTTAGTGGAAAAAACACTAGCGATTTTGGTTGGGATGAGCATAAGCAGcttgttgttgctgaagatgtggtatggaactcatatataaat agtcataaagaagccgGTCAATTCAAACATCATAGTTTTCCTTATTATGACCAACTTACTGTCATCTATGCAAAAGATCGAGCcactgggaaagatgctcaaacagccaCTGATGTTATTGAAGAAATAGATGTTGAGGATGTAGCTACTACAAATACCCATGAAGAAAGAAATGATTTCTATGGATGCGAAGCTGATgtttctttggatgacatggatctTTCAGCTACACAAACGCAACCAGCTAGAAACAAAGGTGATCCcacattttcaaagaagaaaaaaaaagatttctga
- the LOC107909522 gene encoding uncharacterized protein At2g29880 isoform X8, whose product MCYCFLFFFGLFDCFLHPQLNVLYSLNHFMSGFSQSSVSSQNSRGTKRKWVPEEDVALVTCMVDLHNVGTFNVDTGFKAGYLNELKKMLEKVLPNTMLKAKPNLESRIRTLKRDWSIVYDMLSGKNTSDFGWDEHKQLVVAEDVVWNSYINSHKEAGQFKHHSFPYYDQLTVIYAKDRATGKDAQTATDVIEEIDVEDVATTNTHEERNDFYGCEADVSLDDMDLSATQTQPARNKGDPTFSKKKKKDF is encoded by the exons A tgtgttattgcttcctcttcttctttgggTTGTTTGATTGCTTCCTCCACCCACAGTTGAACGTCTTGTATTCATTGAATCACt ttatgtcaggtttttcacaatcaagtgtttcttcccaaaattctcgaggaaccaaaaggaaatgggttccagaagaagatgttGCATTGGTTACCTGTATGGTCGACTTGCACAATGTCGGAACCTTTAATGTTGATACGggattcaaagccggttatttaaatgagttgaaaaaaatgttagaaaaagttttacccaataccatgttgaaggctaaacctaatcttgaatcgaggattaggacATTGAAAAGGGATTGGTCAATCGTTTATGACATGCTTAGTGGAAAAAACACTAGCGATTTTGGTTGGGATGAGCATAAGCAGcttgttgttgctgaagatgtggtatggaactcatatataaat agtcataaagaagccgGTCAATTCAAACATCATAGTTTTCCTTATTATGACCAACTTACTGTCATCTATGCAAAAGATCGAGCcactgggaaagatgctcaaacagccaCTGATGTTATTGAAGAAATAGATGTTGAGGATGTAGCTACTACAAATACCCATGAAGAAAGAAATGATTTCTATGGATGCGAAGCTGATgtttctttggatgacatggatctTTCAGCTACACAAACGCAACCAGCTAGAAACAAAGGTGATCCcacattttcaaagaagaaaaaaaaagatttctga
- the LOC107909522 gene encoding uncharacterized protein At2g29880 isoform X3 has translation MIAISCFLRLRYYSPSYKVRPERHHQWNLLILLVKKSFIYLISSEADSVHVSLLTTFFPLFLDAMFTLCYCFLFFFGLFDCFLHPQLNVLYSLNHFMSGFSQSSVSSQNSRGTKRKWVPEEDVALVTCMVDLHNVGTFNVDTGFKAGYLNELKKMLEKVLPNTMLKAKPNLESRIRTLKRDWSIVYDMLSGKNTSDFGWDEHKQLVVAEDVVWNSYINSHKEAGQFKHHSFPYYDQLTVIYAKDRATGKDAQTATDVIEEIDVEDVATTNTHEERNDFYGCEADVSLDDMDLSATQTQPARNKDH, from the exons GCCAGAAAGACATCATCAATGGAATCTGTTGATTCTTCTGGTGAAGAAGA GTTTCATCTATTTGATTTCTTCAGAAGCTGATAGTGTTCATGTTTCTCTTCTAACAACTTTTTTTCCACTGTTTCTTGATGCCATGTTCACTT tgtgttattgcttcctcttcttctttgggTTGTTTGATTGCTTCCTCCACCCACAGTTGAACGTCTTGTATTCATTGAATCACt ttatgtcaggtttttcacaatcaagtgtttcttcccaaaattctcgaggaaccaaaaggaaatgggttccagaagaagatgttGCATTGGTTACCTGTATGGTCGACTTGCACAATGTCGGAACCTTTAATGTTGATACGggattcaaagccggttatttaaatgagttgaaaaaaatgttagaaaaagttttacccaataccatgttgaaggctaaacctaatcttgaatcgaggattaggacATTGAAAAGGGATTGGTCAATCGTTTATGACATGCTTAGTGGAAAAAACACTAGCGATTTTGGTTGGGATGAGCATAAGCAGcttgttgttgctgaagatgtggtatggaactcatatataaat agtcataaagaagccgGTCAATTCAAACATCATAGTTTTCCTTATTATGACCAACTTACTGTCATCTATGCAAAAGATCGAGCcactgggaaagatgctcaaacagccaCTGATGTTATTGAAGAAATAGATGTTGAGGATGTAGCTACTACAAATACCCATGAAGAAAGAAATGATTTCTATGGATGCGAAGCTGATgtttctttggatgacatggatctTTCAGCTACACAAACGCAACCAGCTAGAAACAAAG ACCATTAG
- the LOC107909522 gene encoding uncharacterized protein At2g29880 isoform X6: protein MIAISCFLRLRYYSPSYKVRPERHHQWNLLILLVKKIMSGFSQSSVSSQNSRGTKRKWVPEEDVALVTCMVDLHNVGTFNVDTGFKAGYLNELKKMLEKVLPNTMLKAKPNLESRIRTLKRDWSIVYDMLSGKNTSDFGWDEHKQLVVAEDVVWNSYINSHKEAGQFKHHSFPYYDQLTVIYAKDRATGKDAQTATDVIEEIDVEDVATTNTHEERNDFYGCEADVSLDDMDLSATQTQPARNKGDPTFSKKKKKDF from the exons GCCAGAAAGACATCATCAATGGAATCTGTTGATTCTTCTGGTGAAGAAGA ttatgtcaggtttttcacaatcaagtgtttcttcccaaaattctcgaggaaccaaaaggaaatgggttccagaagaagatgttGCATTGGTTACCTGTATGGTCGACTTGCACAATGTCGGAACCTTTAATGTTGATACGggattcaaagccggttatttaaatgagttgaaaaaaatgttagaaaaagttttacccaataccatgttgaaggctaaacctaatcttgaatcgaggattaggacATTGAAAAGGGATTGGTCAATCGTTTATGACATGCTTAGTGGAAAAAACACTAGCGATTTTGGTTGGGATGAGCATAAGCAGcttgttgttgctgaagatgtggtatggaactcatatataaat agtcataaagaagccgGTCAATTCAAACATCATAGTTTTCCTTATTATGACCAACTTACTGTCATCTATGCAAAAGATCGAGCcactgggaaagatgctcaaacagccaCTGATGTTATTGAAGAAATAGATGTTGAGGATGTAGCTACTACAAATACCCATGAAGAAAGAAATGATTTCTATGGATGCGAAGCTGATgtttctttggatgacatggatctTTCAGCTACACAAACGCAACCAGCTAGAAACAAAGGTGATCCcacattttcaaagaagaaaaaaaaagatttctga
- the LOC107909522 gene encoding uncharacterized protein At2g29880 isoform X7, which produces MFTLCYCFLFFFGLFDCFLHPQLNVLYSLNHFMSGFSQSSVSSQNSRGTKRKWVPEEDVALVTCMVDLHNVGTFNVDTGFKAGYLNELKKMLEKVLPNTMLKAKPNLESRIRTLKRDWSIVYDMLSGKNTSDFGWDEHKQLVVAEDVVWNSYINSHKEAGQFKHHSFPYYDQLTVIYAKDRATGKDAQTATDVIEEIDVEDVATTNTHEERNDFYGCEADVSLDDMDLSATQTQPARNKGDPTFSKKKKKDF; this is translated from the exons ATGTTCACTT tgtgttattgcttcctcttcttctttgggTTGTTTGATTGCTTCCTCCACCCACAGTTGAACGTCTTGTATTCATTGAATCACt ttatgtcaggtttttcacaatcaagtgtttcttcccaaaattctcgaggaaccaaaaggaaatgggttccagaagaagatgttGCATTGGTTACCTGTATGGTCGACTTGCACAATGTCGGAACCTTTAATGTTGATACGggattcaaagccggttatttaaatgagttgaaaaaaatgttagaaaaagttttacccaataccatgttgaaggctaaacctaatcttgaatcgaggattaggacATTGAAAAGGGATTGGTCAATCGTTTATGACATGCTTAGTGGAAAAAACACTAGCGATTTTGGTTGGGATGAGCATAAGCAGcttgttgttgctgaagatgtggtatggaactcatatataaat agtcataaagaagccgGTCAATTCAAACATCATAGTTTTCCTTATTATGACCAACTTACTGTCATCTATGCAAAAGATCGAGCcactgggaaagatgctcaaacagccaCTGATGTTATTGAAGAAATAGATGTTGAGGATGTAGCTACTACAAATACCCATGAAGAAAGAAATGATTTCTATGGATGCGAAGCTGATgtttctttggatgacatggatctTTCAGCTACACAAACGCAACCAGCTAGAAACAAAGGTGATCCcacattttcaaagaagaaaaaaaaagatttctga
- the LOC107909522 gene encoding uncharacterized protein isoform X5, producing the protein MIAISCFLRLRYYSPSYKVRPERHHQWNLLILLVKKMCYCFLFFFGLFDCFLHPQLNVLYSLNHFMSGFSQSSVSSQNSRGTKRKWVPEEDVALVTCMVDLHNVGTFNVDTGFKAGYLNELKKMLEKVLPNTMLKAKPNLESRIRTLKRDWSIVYDMLSGKNTSDFGWDEHKQLVVAEDVSHKEAGQFKHHSFPYYDQLTVIYAKDRATGKDAQTATDVIEEIDVEDVATTNTHEERNDFYGCEADVSLDDMDLSATQTQPARNKGDPTFSKKKKKDF; encoded by the exons GCCAGAAAGACATCATCAATGGAATCTGTTGATTCTTCTGGTGAAGAAGA tgtgttattgcttcctcttcttctttgggTTGTTTGATTGCTTCCTCCACCCACAGTTGAACGTCTTGTATTCATTGAATCACt ttatgtcaggtttttcacaatcaagtgtttcttcccaaaattctcgaggaaccaaaaggaaatgggttccagaagaagatgttGCATTGGTTACCTGTATGGTCGACTTGCACAATGTCGGAACCTTTAATGTTGATACGggattcaaagccggttatttaaatgagttgaaaaaaatgttagaaaaagttttacccaataccatgttgaaggctaaacctaatcttgaatcgaggattaggacATTGAAAAGGGATTGGTCAATCGTTTATGACATGCTTAGTGGAAAAAACACTAGCGATTTTGGTTGGGATGAGCATAAGCAGcttgttgttgctgaagatgtg agtcataaagaagccgGTCAATTCAAACATCATAGTTTTCCTTATTATGACCAACTTACTGTCATCTATGCAAAAGATCGAGCcactgggaaagatgctcaaacagccaCTGATGTTATTGAAGAAATAGATGTTGAGGATGTAGCTACTACAAATACCCATGAAGAAAGAAATGATTTCTATGGATGCGAAGCTGATgtttctttggatgacatggatctTTCAGCTACACAAACGCAACCAGCTAGAAACAAAGGTGATCCcacattttcaaagaagaaaaaaaaagatttctga
- the LOC107909522 gene encoding uncharacterized protein isoform X2: MIAISCFLRLRYYSPSYKVRPERHHQWNLLILLVKKSFIYLISSEADSVHVSLLTTFFPLFLDAMFTLCYCFLFFFGLFDCFLHPQLNVLYSLNHFMSGFSQSSVSSQNSRGTKRKWVPEEDVALVTCMVDLHNVGTFNVDTGFKAGYLNELKKMLEKVLPNTMLKAKPNLESRIRTLKRDWSIVYDMLSGKNTSDFGWDEHKQLVVAEDVSHKEAGQFKHHSFPYYDQLTVIYAKDRATGKDAQTATDVIEEIDVEDVATTNTHEERNDFYGCEADVSLDDMDLSATQTQPARNKGDPTFSKKKKKDF; encoded by the exons GCCAGAAAGACATCATCAATGGAATCTGTTGATTCTTCTGGTGAAGAAGA GTTTCATCTATTTGATTTCTTCAGAAGCTGATAGTGTTCATGTTTCTCTTCTAACAACTTTTTTTCCACTGTTTCTTGATGCCATGTTCACTT tgtgttattgcttcctcttcttctttgggTTGTTTGATTGCTTCCTCCACCCACAGTTGAACGTCTTGTATTCATTGAATCACt ttatgtcaggtttttcacaatcaagtgtttcttcccaaaattctcgaggaaccaaaaggaaatgggttccagaagaagatgttGCATTGGTTACCTGTATGGTCGACTTGCACAATGTCGGAACCTTTAATGTTGATACGggattcaaagccggttatttaaatgagttgaaaaaaatgttagaaaaagttttacccaataccatgttgaaggctaaacctaatcttgaatcgaggattaggacATTGAAAAGGGATTGGTCAATCGTTTATGACATGCTTAGTGGAAAAAACACTAGCGATTTTGGTTGGGATGAGCATAAGCAGcttgttgttgctgaagatgtg agtcataaagaagccgGTCAATTCAAACATCATAGTTTTCCTTATTATGACCAACTTACTGTCATCTATGCAAAAGATCGAGCcactgggaaagatgctcaaacagccaCTGATGTTATTGAAGAAATAGATGTTGAGGATGTAGCTACTACAAATACCCATGAAGAAAGAAATGATTTCTATGGATGCGAAGCTGATgtttctttggatgacatggatctTTCAGCTACACAAACGCAACCAGCTAGAAACAAAGGTGATCCcacattttcaaagaagaaaaaaaaagatttctga
- the LOC107909521 gene encoding protein LAX PANICLE 2 isoform X2: protein MTMVPAENLPKQHHLPHGGGGGFYGYCGSSYTESFGLMSRVYGYDFHAEAYVGSDLAANRMAEDESTTNSLNEAGSNSKDNNQELELERDEGWLQLGLGGQPTRYDDNKHYQGDPTARRGGMVELDLLPGGMPQQARPLLGPIFHMPDFRAPPPPPPPLMHSFSSSLFFQHQQGSSSTFPHHGELSSSFRPIAQNIAAAPSASSSSSSSSLVPLGSYFARPFQVQSEMDVAGPSSDVRIIDPPRRPHSGIWFMLQASQNQAKEPFLPQIPKSYLRIKDGKMTVRLLMKYLVSKLSLDSESEIEIRCRGQQLQPSLTLQQVRDQIWSSRDAVTLLPRTSTADHLMVLHYGRTPI from the exons ATGACCATGGTTCCTGCTGAAAATCTTCCTAAACAGCATCATCTTCCTCACGGTGGCGGCGGCGGCTTTTATGGTTATTGTGGTAGCAGTTACACAGAGAGTTTTGGGCTTATGAGCCGTGTTTACGGGTATGATTTTCACGCTGAAGCTTATGTAGGATCTGATCTAGCTGCTAATCGCATGGCTGAAGATGAATCAACAACTAATAGTCTTAATGAAGCGGGCTCCAACTCTAAGGATAATAATCAAGAACTCGAGTTAGAGAGAGATGAAGGTTGGCTCCAACTCGGTTTAGGGGGTCAGCCAACACGATATGATGACAACAAGCATTACCAAGGCGATCCAACGGCGAGAAGAGGAGGGATGGTTGAGCTTGATCTATTACCTGGTGGTATGCCGCAACAAGCAAGGCCATTATTAGGCCCTATCTTTCATATGCCTGACTTTCGAGCTCCGCCTCCGCCACCTCCACCGCTCATGCATAGTTTTAGCTCATCTTTATTCTTTCAACACCAACAAGGGAGCAGCTCCACGTTCCCTCATCATGGGGAGCTTAGCTCCTCATTTAGGCCGATAGCACAAAATATAGCAGCAGCTCCTTccgcctcctcctcctcctcatctTCTTCTTTGGTGCCATTGGGGTCCTATTTTGCCAGACCATTTCAGGTGCAGTCCGAAATGGATGTTGCAGGGCCGAGCTCGGATGTTAGAATCATTGATCCTCCTAGAAGACCCCATTCTGGCATTTGGTTTATGCTTCAAGCATCGCAAAATCA AGCAAAGGAACCGTTTCTGCCTCAGATTCCGAAGAGCTACCTAAGAATCAA GGACGGAAAGATGACAGTTCGATTGTTAATGAAGTATCTGGTTAGCAAGCTGAGTCTGGATAGCGAATCAGag ATAGAGATAAGATGTAGAGGGCAACAGCTTCAACCTTCGTTGACGTTGCAGCAGGTAAGAGATCAAATATGGAGTTCAAGAGACGCAGTCACTCTGCTTCCACGTACCTCAACCGCTGATCATCTCATGGTTTTGCACTATGGCAGGACCCCTATTTGA
- the LOC107909522 gene encoding uncharacterized protein At2g29880 isoform X4 has protein sequence MIAISCFLRLRYYSPSYKVRPERHHQWNLLILLVKKMCYCFLFFFGLFDCFLHPQLNVLYSLNHFMSGFSQSSVSSQNSRGTKRKWVPEEDVALVTCMVDLHNVGTFNVDTGFKAGYLNELKKMLEKVLPNTMLKAKPNLESRIRTLKRDWSIVYDMLSGKNTSDFGWDEHKQLVVAEDVVWNSYINSHKEAGQFKHHSFPYYDQLTVIYAKDRATGKDAQTATDVIEEIDVEDVATTNTHEERNDFYGCEADVSLDDMDLSATQTQPARNKGDPTFSKKKKKDF, from the exons GCCAGAAAGACATCATCAATGGAATCTGTTGATTCTTCTGGTGAAGAAGA tgtgttattgcttcctcttcttctttgggTTGTTTGATTGCTTCCTCCACCCACAGTTGAACGTCTTGTATTCATTGAATCACt ttatgtcaggtttttcacaatcaagtgtttcttcccaaaattctcgaggaaccaaaaggaaatgggttccagaagaagatgttGCATTGGTTACCTGTATGGTCGACTTGCACAATGTCGGAACCTTTAATGTTGATACGggattcaaagccggttatttaaatgagttgaaaaaaatgttagaaaaagttttacccaataccatgttgaaggctaaacctaatcttgaatcgaggattaggacATTGAAAAGGGATTGGTCAATCGTTTATGACATGCTTAGTGGAAAAAACACTAGCGATTTTGGTTGGGATGAGCATAAGCAGcttgttgttgctgaagatgtggtatggaactcatatataaat agtcataaagaagccgGTCAATTCAAACATCATAGTTTTCCTTATTATGACCAACTTACTGTCATCTATGCAAAAGATCGAGCcactgggaaagatgctcaaacagccaCTGATGTTATTGAAGAAATAGATGTTGAGGATGTAGCTACTACAAATACCCATGAAGAAAGAAATGATTTCTATGGATGCGAAGCTGATgtttctttggatgacatggatctTTCAGCTACACAAACGCAACCAGCTAGAAACAAAGGTGATCCcacattttcaaagaagaaaaaaaaagatttctga